Genomic window (Paenibacillus sp. 37):
TATTTATGTCCCACAAAATCATATGGGATTTCAATTGTTAGCAAGCTTCGGCACTCATCTAAAAATTGTAGAGCCCAAGTCCTATGTTGAAGACTTTCGAAATTATTTATATCAAATGATGAAGAACTATTCCTGATATATTTAGCATTAAAGCTTCAACCTTCAACTCAACTTTTCGCCCTACTTGTGGTACGGTTCCCCCCGATTGATCTTCACCGCACGATAAATCTGCTCCACCAGCACCAGCCGCATAAGCTGATGCGGCAGGGTCATGCGCCCGAAGCTCAAGCGCTGCTTCGCGCGGCGCAATACCTCATCGGAGAGCCCGTGGCTGCCTCCGATGACAAACACGACATGGCTCGTCCCATACGTGCCGAGCTTGTCGATCTCCAATGCCAGCTCCTCAGAACTCCAGAGCTGGCCATCCA
Coding sequences:
- the rlmH gene encoding 23S rRNA (pseudouridine(1915)-N(3))-methyltransferase RlmH, yielding MFIQIIGVGKLKEKYLTLGIQEYAKRLAPYIKFQMIEVADEKAPDTLSEAEVRAVKEREGERILAHVKSEAHVVALALDGQLWSSEELALEIDKLGTYGTSHVVFVIGGSHGLSDEVLRRAKQRLSFGRMTLPHQLMRLVLVEQIYRAVKINRGEPYHK